The following nucleotide sequence is from Sphaeramia orbicularis chromosome 24, fSphaOr1.1, whole genome shotgun sequence.
aatgctgaaatttgtatggaatagaagtaaaaaaaaaagttgtcctcAATTTCAGAGACCTGAAAATGTACTCTGGTGCTGcaagaatttgtactttacttccCACCTTTGGAAGTTTTTCTTGGGATAAATTTGGTTTAACTCAATTGtaaatgtctgtatatgtcaTGTTTGGTTGCCTGTTTCAGATGATGACTCTGTAACCTACCAAGACATGCATAGCTACTTCAGACAGGCGTCTGTCCATCTGAAAGAGATTTTTAAAAATCCAGGTGTCTGGGATCCCTTCATAGTTAGCTATGTGGAGGTAAGAACGTATCCTATGTACTTGACTTTATATTTAACATGCAGGTAAACTAGTTTCTTTGTGACACTGTACATAGAAGTATCaggacaaaaaacagaaaaatgtttacCTTAATGTGAACAAACTTGTGacttttgtgtttatgtatatacaCTGAACTCAGCACTATCCAGGATTTCCAGAAAAGTTCTCATCAGATATTCACTCTTATTTCAAAATACTGTAAGGTCTGTCATTTTCTTTATTGTTAAACTTCTTCTTGTTAGTAATGACTGAAATACAGAAGACTGCTTTGATGGAACATTGCACTTCTATTTGTACATGGGGAAAAACTTTATGCATTTCACTGTAATCCGTGCAAACAGAAACTtatacaaaatgtcattttttttctgaagagTTGTGTAATGTTTGCTTGATTTTTCTTTGTAACTGTGATTATCTATATTCATACAGtcgcgaaaaaaattattagagtacccttattttcttcaatttcttgttcattttaattcctggtacaactaaaggtacatttgtgtggacaaatataatgataacaacaaaaatagctcatcagagtttagtttcagagctgatatctatccattttccatgttttttttgataataaccaaaatcacttcagttcttaaatcaatatctatggcattgtactgccaaaagaagtgctttttggcattccatgttttcttttgtctgttttagtcacatgatacacacaggagttagtacttgattgcataaccattgtttttgatgacttgatggtctaataattttttccgcgactgtataagaGACTCTTCATGATCCTGGTTTGGCTTTGAACGTCTTGtgctcaatatttaacctttccatgTGATCTTTCTTTAATTTCATATGCTGTGTCTATGCATGGTAACAATAAATGTTTGGCTGTTTAGAGAAACATCAAGGCAACATCAAAAACAGAAGCAAATAGTCTGGAAATGTACAAAATTACATGATAGGACATTCTTGTCAGCTAGAGTAATCAGTTTAAGTTTGTTCAGGAGTGGTGGACTGACATTTCCATCCTTAATATCAGGCTTTGTGGCTTCCTCTCACTGTGTGTTTAATATTTACAGATGCTGGAGTTCTATGATGATCACGAAGAGGCTCTGAAAATCTTGAATGACTACGCTTATGACGACACTTTCCCTCCTAATCCCAACGCCCATGTTTTTCTCTACCAGTATTTAAAGAGACGTGGTGCTTCAGACAAGAAATTAACGAAAGTGCTAAAGGTAAAACAGCAGATTCAAGCATTTTGAATTTATCCTCATGTTTAGTTAATTGAAAACTAGTGGATTTCTCATAACACATGAATTAATGTGATAAAATGCGTTTACATGTTACCTTTTCTTCTTGTAGATCCTCCGTACATTGGTCCCAAGTCATGAGTTCATGTTGGAGTATTCTTCCCTTCTGCTCAAGTCTGGTAATACcacatttgtgtgtatttattaatttatattttacatttagcTGTACGTGTTTTTTGAGAGCAATAAAATCAGTCAAAAAATCAGTTCTTTTACATAAACAAATGGGGTATTTAAAGAaaaagtgtgtgttttgtctAGTTATGCCTTTCCTGATCATTTTTCAAATAAATTTTTCGGTATTCtaatattaattttttattttactttatctttAAGAGAAAAAAGGTGACATCAAGAAGGCTTTGGGCATTGTTATGGATATGCTGGACTTCGCCTGCTGGAGGAAGGAATTGGAAGTGTGGAGGAGTTTAAATGATATCATCGGAAAATTGAATTCAGGGTATGAACATGATACAACACCTCCAGATTGTCAAACACTAGCAGAAATGTAGCCCACCGAGTTttaaatgtaaacctttattaCCATCTTAGTGTTTGTACTGCATGTCTTTTGCACATCAGCTGGGCTTGAGTTcttctgtatgtttgtgtactGAAACAGATTAAACTGGAAAGACATTCTCTCTGAAACAGTGGAACCTAGAAAAGACTGGTGGCCAGCGCTGCACTTCACCAGCTTCCACGCAGCTCAAGATTCCAAGGAGAACCCAGAGCTGATGAAACTGAAGGCACCAGTGGCAAAAATCTTTTGTCCAGGTAAATAGTTTTAAcagggttcgtacaggtgcttgaaatcctagaaaaagcttgaatttcaatgtttatcaaggtctgaaaagtgcttgaattttcaTTTAAGTGCTtcaaagtgcttgcaattataattctgtgatgtgatttatttatttattattaatgttaattctgccaggttagatggcaagccaaagctacttacagagagatgatacattttgaaaagtaAAGCtttacattaaaaaagaaaattagcaggtgctctcaggtcgactccaggtacatttttacctTAATCGTTGGcttggtgtgagtgtgtctgaagaacaccaagtgacttccctttttttggataaaactttgtgttacctttaatttctaaagtttttgctattatgaaacataattttagatgtttacagCATAATACAGTgtacattgtgataaaaagtgaaaaaaaaaaaatcatgacatGAGAATATGTATTCCAGTAGagatgtattttaccccagtgataaggtgctgtgctggaaaaatttgaaattgactcttaaaagtgcttgaaaagtgcttgaatttgaccttgaaaaatgcatACAAACCCTGTTTTAAGTTCAACGTCTGTGCTCTGGATGTTATATCAACCCTTAATGATAACTGGTTATACCAAAGAAGCAAAAGACTGTCAGCCCTAGGAAAAAAGTGTTAAGCTGAGACATATTAAAGCAGCAAATGCAAAGGTGTCCTCCAGCTTGTGTCAGTACGTCAAGAGTCTCATATAGTTTCAAGAGTAAAAAAACGTTCTGCAGTCAGACGTCTTGAAAACAAAGAATATTTATTGACATATGATTGCATTGCAACAGAATCCTGCAGTAACAAAACTACTTTTCTGTCATTTAGGAAGGAAAGTAGTTCCCACAATCTAGCACAGATTTGTCTTTTTCCTCTTATCTCTTTGCTGCTAATGTTTATTACAAGGGAAGGccagtttgtcttttttaatgtCAATGTAAATGTGCAGCAGCAAAGCTAAAACTCCCCTCTAGGACTCTAATGTCTTCAGTGACccagtattttttaaattttatttttatttatttatttatttagttgtttatttattttattttattttatttttttaaatcagcattaattcacatttttttttaccagaaatgGAGTTTGCAGTGACTTCTATTTAAAGCAGCTATCTCTAAGATTTCAATATTGTTGTCTTTGGTGGCCCCTTTTGGTGAGAAGGGTTAATTACAGGGGTCTATTTCTGATGTCATCCAGCATTATCAGTTGACAGAACCTGTGGCCACGCCTTCTTAGTGATGACAGTGATTCCCATAGAGTTAGATCTAATCTGTTCTAGTATGTTCGCTGTCTGCTTTATAAGTGTTTAGTTAGTCTGCTTCAAGACcagaattccttttttttttcatttatgaaGCAGTATTTCATATAGAACTAGATGATTTACATGGTAATGGTTCATGATCATATCAAACTATCATGATCAATACTAAGAGAGTGGTCCAACCTGGAGGTCTTTTTGTCCTTCCCTGTCCTTCACCTCCCGTATCACTTTAACGTACGACAGAGTTAATGACGCATTCAGAATTAGTTTCTGTTTGTTGACGAGTAAACAGgctttaattacatttttcagtaaTAGAATAACTGAATGACTGAAACTTCTGTTGGTACAGTTTGATGCattcatataaaaacacacaaagtgacTATTTTACCCATTGTTTATGCAACTGccgttcacatttatttatttttttcacagcgATGTCACCACAGACACCCAGatcataaaactgaaaatacaagGACTTGCATTAAATACTATTATTTGGTCATAGACTCACTCACCAAAGCTTTaacacacagatgtcaaacatgtggcccgggggccaaaaccggcccgccaaaaggtccaatccggcccgtgggatgaatttgtgaaatgtaaaattacactcaagatatgaacagtcaatcgttttactttagggcccataaaaagccctactttagtctgaagtgggtcaaatcagtaaaatactaccataaaaacctacaaataatgacaattctaaatttttcctctgttttagtgtaaaaaaagtgaaattacatgaaaatgtgtacatttacaaactagcctttcacaaaaaatatgaaaaactagaaacgTGAGAAGATGTaagtaatgtaaaaatgtaagagaagtaagtgtaattttactaatattctgccagttactaaaatgttttgtaaatttgcagatccatagtgatctgtaagttgtaatgcacatttacaaatgataagcagaggcaaaacagagttaaaattgcacttatttttctgaataaatttcagtttttttatggttgttcatgttattcacattttaaaaaggacagttaatagatgtaaatgtttccataatataattttacttttttcactataaaacacattgaaatgttttgagttggcattttttatatattattatgctattaatttactggtccggcccactgcagatcatattgggaggatgtggcccctgaactaaaatgagtttgacacccctgctttaacacaTCTGATTATTGAGAATCACTTAATTTAATGGCTTTAATTTCCCAAAAATTTATAACTCAAAGTCCACTCACAATGATTTTCCAAAGCTTCTGATGAGGAGATGAATTTGCTCCAAACTTTAGACTGAATCCTTACACTTAATGTAAATTTACAATTTCTttaatttctgtgtttttgtttttttttttttttttttttttttttacagatcttgCCAGCAAGTACATAGCCGCTGAAACTAAACTAAGGTGACTGAAGGGCAGACACGACGAAGGAAGTCAagacaaaatgtgaaattcagagCAGTGTTTTTACAAGAAAGagtattataattatatatttttatatatttgtgtttacATGTACATAGACCTACATGAAAAGCCTTCTCtagtcttctcttctcttttaacATCATTACCTGTGTTGCCCACCATGTGGAGCTGTCGTTCTTTATTTCTTTACTACACTGTAGCTGCCAATACCTGGTGGACATGTCTATCTGATTTGGACTGAAACCGGGTGCCGCttttcatgtcagtgcagatgttGGTTTTTGCGACCATTTTGATGAAAACTCGTGGCCTCAGCCGACCTTTGACTGTTTCATCGAGGGTTTACGGAAGGTCACGAATGActgtacacaccacacacagcctGAGGGACACTCACACTGTCAAAACAGTTACGACAGAATAATAACACCGATTTTTCATTAAGCGTTTGCTGCTGTTCACTTCACCGCGTAGTTTCTTACTGAATAAAGTTGTCGTTTCCAGAGCTTGGATGAGAGTAAATATTTTGCACACATGAAGCGAATCAGCTGTTGTAATATTAATTTCACAAAGCTCTGGCTTCTGAGTGGTTATGAAGAGTCTTATTATATCTGGTTCCAGTAATTCATATTCTGTGACAAATGGAGATTCTTTTGCTCTTACAAGGCTCTTAACGACATGATAAGATGCCGGTCTTCAAACACTGTGGTTAATCTCTGAAGTCCTCTGCACCGAACCATGAAATAAAGTCTTGCATCCAGCAGCATGCCAATTTAATAAGTGAAAGTGTTTGTAATGATTGTGTTTCTGCCACAGCGTTGGCCGTGCAGCAGCTCAGTCAGCCGTACTGTACGAGTGTGTGTGTTGCTTTGCAGTCATTACATAAACCAAAGCCCAAAGCACTCACTGGGCCACAGGAGCAGCTGCAGAAGGGATCTGGGAATACGTAACACATGTTGTTTAGAAATTCAAAAAGCCGGGGAGCGGGGAagaaaatggagtcaggagc
It contains:
- the taf1a gene encoding TATA box-binding protein-associated factor RNA polymerase I subunit A, encoding MDDIEKELRRSEDSDEASVHSNTSVSSRKSKLPLVNVDNSEDISYGSRFRHSTRICLERIREAMLHHRWQEAAEYMVFYPQKLEGSEIEYRQNRELIWRISIELLHHMPNSKLEDYNNIHERMKHLGVKIYLKVSLEQSFHLMLCGQIEEAKQLLAIGESWRYGKESASQHQTAKLIQAYRSLLDYVIWCDKKFTLDDTDDDSVTYQDMHSYFRQASVHLKEIFKNPGVWDPFIVSYVEMLEFYDDHEEALKILNDYAYDDTFPPNPNAHVFLYQYLKRRGASDKKLTKVLKILRTLVPSHEFMLEYSSLLLKSEKKGDIKKALGIVMDMLDFACWRKELEVWRSLNDIIGKLNSGLNWKDILSETVEPRKDWWPALHFTSFHAAQDSKENPELMKLKAPVAKIFCPDLASKYIAAETKLR